A part of Amycolatopsis lurida genomic DNA contains:
- a CDS encoding M56 family metallopeptidase, producing the protein MILAAVLLFGVLVVGWCSPRLLGRLTVGGISPGTALAWWLLTALGVLGGTLGAVLLLVLPDHGPARAITRLLHECWAAVGHSGLPGLDPLAGTFAGTAVAIAAARLAVSTARRRKRSTLLHRRHLDVLRLSGARPGPTLWLPDERPIAYSLGGRDGLIVASHGLAGRLSPLELDAVLAHERAHLRGRHHLLAGCAETLGRVLRFVPLMRELPGAVRLLVELAADRAAATGHGPETVRSALLSIHAAGGDDTALRLRWLSRHTSGPARFPERVRAVAGGALALFAAPVLTVGLMFTAGLVSCW; encoded by the coding sequence ATGATCCTGGCGGCGGTGCTCCTGTTCGGCGTGCTGGTGGTCGGCTGGTGCTCACCCCGGCTGCTCGGCAGGCTGACCGTCGGCGGGATCAGTCCCGGTACGGCGCTCGCGTGGTGGCTGCTGACCGCGCTCGGCGTCCTCGGCGGCACCCTCGGCGCCGTCCTGCTCCTCGTCCTGCCGGACCACGGGCCCGCCAGGGCCATCACCCGGCTGCTTCACGAGTGCTGGGCGGCCGTCGGCCACAGCGGTCTGCCCGGCCTCGACCCGCTCGCCGGCACCTTCGCCGGCACCGCCGTCGCGATCGCGGCGGCCCGGCTCGCCGTGTCGACCGCCCGGCGCCGGAAACGCAGCACGCTGTTGCACCGGCGCCATCTCGACGTGCTCCGATTGTCGGGCGCCCGGCCGGGGCCAACGCTGTGGCTGCCCGACGAGCGTCCGATCGCCTACAGTCTCGGCGGCCGCGACGGCCTGATCGTCGCGAGCCACGGCCTGGCGGGCAGGCTCTCTCCCCTCGAACTCGACGCGGTGCTGGCCCACGAACGCGCTCATCTGCGCGGAAGGCACCACCTTCTGGCCGGATGTGCCGAAACCCTCGGCCGCGTGCTGCGGTTCGTCCCGCTCATGCGCGAACTCCCCGGCGCGGTCCGGCTGCTCGTCGAACTGGCCGCCGACCGGGCGGCCGCGACCGGACACGGGCCGGAGACCGTGCGCTCGGCGCTGCTGTCGATCCACGCGGCAGGCGGCGATGACACCGCGCTCCGGTTGCGCTGGCTTTCCCGGCATACGAGCGGCCCGGCGCGATTCCCGGAACGGGTGCGCGCCGTCGCGGGCGGAGCACTGGCGCTGTTCGCCGCACCCGTGCTCACCGTCGGCCTGATGTTCACGGCGGGCCTCGTTTCCTGCTGGTGA
- a CDS encoding MFS transporter yields the protein MTLLARLDRLPLSRPHYKLLLIGGLGYTFDGMDSAVVAFLLPSAKAAWGLDNGQLGLIGSATPFGFLFGAIAAGLLGDRIGRKKVMMYALAFYAVFSVVAAFSPNYEVFLGARVLAGAGAGAESAIIAPFLSEFVPAKRRGWFVGALAGFFSFGFVMAALIGRFVVPTVPEGWRVAQLITALPIVMLLWWRRSLPESPRFLVANGRDAEAERIVAKLERDVEKATGRPLPAVAEAEAQPATETPKVTLLSALKFLWSPAMARRTAVIWTVWFVITFSYYGFFSWIPTLLVERGITVTKSFEFSIIIYLAQIPGYFSAAWLSERLDRKHTIALYLAGSAVSAFWLSQMDAPWSITLAGAVLSFFLNGTYAGVYSYTPEVFPTWIRASGTGLSSAFGRVGSILAPTIIGLSAASLGFAGVFGMTTAVLVAGVVVVVVFGLSTAGRSLEELTEHGAPVKTAKEMTK from the coding sequence ATGACGCTTCTGGCACGACTGGACCGGCTCCCGCTGAGCCGTCCCCATTACAAACTCCTGCTGATCGGCGGGCTCGGCTACACCTTCGACGGGATGGACTCCGCCGTCGTCGCGTTCCTGCTGCCGAGCGCGAAAGCCGCCTGGGGCCTGGACAACGGCCAGCTCGGGCTGATCGGTTCGGCGACGCCGTTCGGCTTCCTCTTCGGCGCGATCGCCGCCGGGCTGCTGGGCGACCGCATCGGCCGCAAGAAGGTCATGATGTACGCGCTGGCCTTCTACGCGGTGTTCTCGGTGGTCGCCGCCTTCTCCCCCAACTACGAGGTCTTCCTGGGCGCCCGGGTGCTGGCCGGAGCCGGCGCGGGGGCCGAAAGCGCCATCATCGCGCCGTTCCTGTCGGAGTTCGTCCCCGCCAAACGCCGCGGCTGGTTCGTCGGCGCGCTGGCCGGGTTCTTCTCCTTCGGGTTCGTCATGGCCGCGCTGATCGGCCGGTTCGTCGTCCCGACGGTGCCGGAGGGCTGGCGGGTCGCGCAGCTGATCACCGCGCTTCCGATCGTCATGCTGCTGTGGTGGCGCCGCTCGCTGCCGGAATCACCGAGGTTCCTGGTCGCGAACGGACGTGACGCCGAGGCGGAGAGGATCGTCGCGAAGCTCGAGCGGGACGTCGAAAAGGCGACGGGGCGACCACTTCCCGCCGTCGCGGAGGCCGAGGCCCAACCCGCGACGGAGACCCCCAAGGTCACTCTCCTCAGCGCGCTCAAGTTCTTGTGGAGCCCGGCGATGGCGCGCCGCACCGCGGTGATCTGGACCGTGTGGTTCGTGATCACGTTCTCCTACTACGGCTTCTTCTCCTGGATCCCGACGCTGCTCGTCGAGCGCGGCATCACGGTGACCAAGAGCTTCGAGTTCTCGATCATCATCTACCTGGCGCAGATCCCCGGATACTTCTCCGCGGCGTGGCTGTCGGAACGGCTCGACCGCAAGCACACCATCGCGTTGTACCTCGCGGGCTCCGCGGTGAGCGCGTTCTGGCTGAGCCAGATGGACGCCCCGTGGTCGATCACCCTCGCCGGGGCGGTGCTGTCGTTCTTCCTCAACGGCACTTACGCCGGCGTGTACTCCTACACCCCCGAGGTGTTCCCGACCTGGATCCGCGCCAGCGGGACCGGACTGTCCAGCGCGTTCGGCCGGGTGGGCAGCATCCTCGCCCCGACGATCATCGGCCTGTCCGCGGCGAGCCTCGGCTTCGCCGGCGTCTTCGGCATGACCACCGCCGTCCTGGTGGCCGGGGTGGTGGTCGTGGTCGTGTTCGGCCTGTCCACCGCCGGCCGGTCCCTGGAAGAACTGACCGAACACGGCGCGCCCGTGAAAACCGCGAAGGAGATGACGAAGTGA
- a CDS encoding BlaI/MecI/CopY family transcriptional regulator gives MQRLGELEASVMDVLWDAAEPLRVRQVLEAINRDRDLAYTTVMTVLDNLHRKEWVEREMENRAYRYRAVATREEATAQSLRELLDASEDRESVLLHFARSVTEEESDILRRALRRKPGKR, from the coding sequence ATGCAACGGCTGGGCGAGCTCGAAGCGTCGGTGATGGACGTGCTCTGGGACGCGGCGGAACCCTTGCGGGTGCGCCAGGTGCTCGAGGCGATCAACCGGGATCGCGACCTCGCCTACACCACCGTGATGACGGTGCTGGACAACCTGCACCGCAAGGAATGGGTCGAGCGCGAAATGGAGAATCGCGCGTACCGCTATCGCGCTGTGGCGACTCGTGAGGAAGCCACCGCGCAAAGCCTGCGCGAACTTCTCGACGCCTCGGAGGACCGGGAATCGGTGCTGTTGCATTTCGCGCGGTCGGTCACCGAAGAGGAGTCGGACATCCTGCGGCGGGCCCTGCGACGGAAGCCCGGCAAGCGATGA
- a CDS encoding MurR/RpiR family transcriptional regulator produces MTETGTDDGFEAWLRDRTPERGLRPKAAAVLEVLVSQPRRASFGSTAELAQLAGVNVATVTRTAQALGFAGWPALQQELRARYMSSLSAPQVAEEHRDVDSPGSASLRRDLDSLALLNRRVAEDEIRNVAEAVAGARRTVVIADGSYAAVGIAFAHNARLAGYDVHAITAGDAELANATAKLTSEDVLIAISFWRLYESTVLTANEAKARGARAFAITDAASPALAGAVEQVLMVPAEGVTFFPSLTAGMSLVQAIVAQLAAVDPVRTGESIEAAEAMWSRFDLLHRRPGSADRTVPKRPTGRGVSAG; encoded by the coding sequence GTGACAGAGACGGGAACCGACGACGGTTTCGAGGCGTGGCTTCGGGATCGCACGCCGGAGCGCGGTCTGCGGCCGAAGGCGGCCGCCGTGCTCGAAGTGCTGGTCTCGCAACCGCGCCGCGCGTCGTTCGGCTCGACGGCCGAACTCGCCCAGCTCGCCGGGGTCAACGTCGCCACGGTCACCCGGACGGCGCAGGCGCTGGGTTTCGCCGGATGGCCGGCGCTGCAACAGGAGTTGCGGGCGCGGTACATGTCGTCGCTGAGCGCGCCGCAGGTGGCCGAGGAACATCGGGACGTCGACTCGCCGGGTTCGGCGTCGCTGCGCCGCGACCTCGACAGCCTCGCTCTGCTCAACCGGCGCGTGGCCGAGGACGAGATCCGCAACGTCGCGGAGGCCGTCGCCGGGGCGCGACGCACGGTCGTGATCGCCGACGGCAGCTACGCCGCGGTCGGGATCGCGTTCGCGCACAACGCCCGGCTCGCCGGGTACGACGTCCACGCGATCACGGCGGGCGACGCCGAACTCGCCAACGCCACGGCGAAACTGACGTCCGAAGACGTGCTCATCGCGATCAGTTTCTGGCGGCTGTACGAAAGCACGGTGCTCACCGCGAACGAGGCCAAGGCCAGGGGAGCGCGTGCCTTCGCCATCACCGACGCGGCCAGTCCCGCGCTGGCTGGCGCGGTCGAACAGGTGCTGATGGTGCCCGCCGAGGGCGTGACCTTCTTCCCGTCGCTGACCGCGGGGATGAGCCTGGTGCAGGCGATCGTCGCGCAACTCGCCGCCGTTGATCCCGTCCGCACCGGCGAGTCCATCGAGGCGGCCGAGGCCATGTGGTCGCGGTTCGACCTGCTGCACCGCCGCCCGGGGTCGGCCGATCGGACAGTGCCGAAAAGGCCGACCGGTCGAGGCGTCTCGGCCGGGTGA
- a CDS encoding S1 family peptidase, translating into MIRRPLRTLTVLIGAATAVTGFAAPASAAPSVLTEAASPATVAAAQQELGTSLGAAFAGSWLDTTTGELIVGTTDAGRSSRIRAAGAIPKVLRHSASELKQIQSTLDNRTEGLPGSVAGWYVDVPSNDVVVSVVGGDPAGLAWATSAGVPVRVEHVKSAPRPLWSVIGGQGLYFSGGACSVGFNAYDDDDHYVITAGHCTELGGTVRGAGGTIGKVARSSFPGNDYGTVKVTHSDVSTPPRVDRYEDGSDVRIEGADVVGVGGRVCRSGITTHWHCGRVEALDQTVNYGNGNIVRGLTQTDACAEPGDSGGSFVSRPSSGSDTKLVQAQGMTSGGSGDCDEGGTTFFQPVKEVLDRYDLTLEKD; encoded by the coding sequence GTGATCCGACGTCCTCTGCGCACCCTGACCGTCCTGATCGGCGCCGCGACAGCCGTCACCGGCTTCGCGGCACCGGCTTCGGCGGCGCCATCGGTGCTCACCGAAGCGGCGAGCCCGGCCACAGTGGCCGCCGCCCAGCAGGAACTCGGCACCTCGCTCGGCGCCGCGTTCGCCGGCTCCTGGCTGGACACCACGACCGGCGAGCTGATCGTCGGCACCACCGACGCGGGCCGGTCATCCCGGATCCGCGCGGCGGGCGCGATCCCGAAAGTACTCCGGCACAGCGCCTCCGAACTGAAGCAGATCCAGTCCACATTGGACAACAGAACCGAAGGCCTGCCCGGTTCGGTCGCCGGCTGGTACGTGGACGTGCCGTCGAACGACGTCGTGGTCAGCGTGGTGGGCGGCGATCCCGCCGGTCTGGCGTGGGCCACTTCCGCCGGGGTCCCGGTCCGGGTGGAACACGTGAAGAGCGCGCCGCGGCCCTTGTGGAGTGTGATCGGCGGGCAAGGCCTGTACTTCAGCGGTGGTGCCTGTTCGGTCGGCTTCAACGCCTATGACGACGACGATCATTACGTGATCACCGCCGGCCACTGCACCGAACTCGGCGGCACCGTGCGCGGTGCCGGCGGCACGATCGGCAAGGTCGCGAGGTCTTCCTTCCCCGGCAACGACTACGGGACGGTCAAGGTGACGCACTCCGACGTCTCGACCCCGCCCCGGGTCGACCGGTACGAGGACGGGTCCGACGTGCGGATCGAGGGTGCCGACGTGGTCGGTGTCGGCGGCCGGGTCTGCCGGTCCGGGATCACCACCCACTGGCACTGCGGGCGGGTCGAAGCGCTGGACCAGACGGTGAACTACGGCAACGGGAACATCGTGCGAGGCCTCACCCAGACCGACGCCTGCGCCGAACCCGGCGACTCCGGCGGCTCGTTCGTCAGCCGGCCCTCGTCGGGCTCCGACACGAAACTCGTGCAGGCGCAAGGCATGACCTCGGGCGGTTCCGGTGACTGCGACGAAGGCGGCACCACGTTCTTCCAGCCCGTCAAGGAGGTGCTCGACCGCTACGACCTGACGCTCGAAAAGGACTGA
- a CDS encoding VanZ family protein yields the protein MTDPAISAAIAVFAGCVLAGLLAVPYIAASYRRRGELGLWRVLLVFGFLVYAMSLWTYTLLPIPETTTCAEHAAGHLQLRPFQFVADIRRERAGDGLRAFLRNPAVQQAVFNVALFVPLGMFVRHLFRRGFAATVAIGFAVSLFIECTQLTGVWFLFECPYRLADVDDLLANTLGAAVGFGLAPLLRLLPGNEPSAPPGTPRPVTARRRLLGMAVDVVSVVLLGTTVGIVTTLLAGEPNTVVTALIGTFLPALLLLFVVPVAGNGASFGQRVVLLRPVGPDGGKPALWRMAVRFLAGSGGYFTLLTLASVANSGFEPLANLLFFASGILAFRPEGHQGLSGLIAGLRMADVRELDDLAEPSLVSGKDG from the coding sequence GTGACTGATCCGGCCATCTCCGCGGCCATCGCGGTGTTCGCGGGTTGCGTGCTCGCGGGCCTCCTGGCCGTCCCGTACATCGCCGCGAGTTACCGGCGCCGCGGGGAGCTCGGGCTCTGGCGGGTCCTGCTGGTGTTCGGGTTCTTGGTCTACGCCATGTCCCTGTGGACGTACACGTTGCTTCCCATCCCGGAGACGACCACGTGCGCCGAACACGCCGCCGGTCACCTGCAGCTGCGCCCGTTCCAGTTCGTCGCCGACATCCGCCGCGAACGGGCCGGGGACGGCCTGCGGGCGTTCCTGCGCAATCCCGCCGTCCAGCAGGCGGTGTTCAACGTCGCCCTGTTCGTGCCGCTGGGGATGTTCGTGCGGCACCTCTTCCGGCGCGGTTTCGCGGCCACCGTCGCGATCGGATTCGCGGTCTCGCTGTTCATCGAGTGCACGCAGCTGACCGGGGTCTGGTTCCTGTTCGAGTGCCCGTACCGCCTGGCCGACGTCGACGACCTGCTGGCCAACACCCTCGGCGCCGCCGTCGGTTTCGGCCTTGCCCCGTTGTTGCGGCTGCTGCCGGGGAACGAGCCGTCCGCGCCGCCGGGAACGCCGCGGCCGGTCACCGCGCGCCGCCGCCTGCTCGGGATGGCCGTCGACGTCGTGTCGGTCGTCCTCCTCGGCACCACCGTCGGCATCGTGACGACCCTGCTCGCCGGCGAACCGAACACCGTGGTGACCGCGCTGATCGGCACTTTCCTGCCGGCGCTGCTCCTGTTGTTCGTCGTCCCCGTCGCGGGCAACGGCGCCAGCTTCGGCCAGCGGGTCGTGTTGCTGCGCCCCGTCGGCCCGGATGGCGGGAAGCCGGCCCTGTGGCGGATGGCCGTGCGGTTCCTGGCCGGCTCCGGTGGGTACTTCACGCTGCTCACTCTGGCATCGGTGGCCAACAGCGGGTTCGAGCCGCTGGCGAACCTGTTGTTCTTCGCCAGCGGGATCCTCGCCTTCCGGCCCGAAGGTCACCAGGGACTGTCCGGCCTGATCGCCGGGCTGCGGATGGCCGACGTGCGCGAACTCGACGACCTGGCCGAACCGAGCCTCGTGAGTGGAAAGGACGGTTAG
- a CDS encoding C40 family peptidase: MTPHRRSPRHPLVATAALMIFGFGTLPASAQPAPDSQDPMRRYQELGAQAAKADEDLQESQDRLKTRESERDQATADVGRADGELTRARSAIDRFRPQVEAIARSAMSGERLGNAVLLLDSGSRQEFLDRSSALSVLADEKAKALTGLRDALAKAQTARTTAEDARETAQLAANDATLALDQVRTRKADLDDQIAKVRQALGRLPAADKAKLGKVQDKGSYLGPPGAANDALQAALSKRGSQYEWGATGPSEFDCSGLTSWAYRQAGISLPRTSRQQYTVGKAVPLDGLVPGDLVFYDDGTGNPGAIHHVGMYVGGGKMVDAPTEGQLVDVRSVKGDGHLMGARRIVG; the protein is encoded by the coding sequence GTGACCCCACACCGGCGCTCACCGCGGCACCCCCTCGTCGCCACCGCCGCCCTCATGATCTTCGGCTTCGGCACGCTCCCCGCGAGCGCACAACCCGCGCCGGACAGCCAGGATCCGATGCGGCGTTACCAGGAACTCGGCGCCCAAGCGGCCAAGGCCGACGAGGATCTGCAGGAATCCCAGGACCGGCTGAAGACCCGCGAGAGCGAACGCGACCAGGCCACCGCCGACGTCGGCCGCGCCGACGGCGAGCTCACGCGGGCGCGGTCCGCGATCGATCGCTTCCGGCCACAGGTCGAGGCGATCGCGCGGTCGGCGATGAGCGGCGAGCGACTCGGCAACGCCGTCCTGCTGCTCGACAGCGGCAGCAGGCAGGAGTTCCTCGACCGCTCCTCCGCGCTGTCGGTCCTGGCGGACGAGAAGGCCAAGGCGCTGACCGGCCTGCGCGACGCGCTCGCGAAAGCACAGACCGCGCGCACGACCGCGGAGGACGCGCGGGAAACGGCCCAGCTCGCCGCGAACGACGCGACCTTGGCGCTGGACCAGGTCCGCACCCGGAAGGCGGACCTCGACGACCAGATCGCCAAGGTGCGGCAGGCACTCGGGCGACTGCCCGCCGCCGACAAGGCGAAACTCGGCAAGGTCCAGGACAAGGGTTCCTACCTCGGCCCTCCCGGTGCCGCGAACGACGCGCTGCAGGCGGCACTGTCCAAACGCGGCTCACAGTACGAATGGGGCGCCACCGGGCCGAGCGAATTCGACTGCTCGGGCCTCACGTCATGGGCGTACAGGCAGGCGGGGATCTCGCTTCCCCGCACCAGCCGCCAGCAGTACACCGTGGGGAAGGCCGTCCCGCTGGACGGGCTTGTCCCCGGCGACCTCGTCTTCTATGACGACGGCACCGGCAACCCGGGAGCCATCCACCACGTCGGCATGTACGTCGGCGGCGGCAAGATGGTCGACGCGCCCACCGAAGGCCAGCTGGTCGACGTCCGCTCGGTGAAGGGCGACGGGCATCTGATGGGCGCGCGGCGCATCGTCGGCTGA
- a CDS encoding GAF domain-containing protein: MTVSLSTVEDKTRATIGVRLFTVLAWVPERRALRRVYSSHPVEYPVGGEKTVEVAAGWLERCIAGQEPYFGPDSAAVREIFADHELIDRLGCGAVINVPVVDDGRTLGVLNLLDAEGSYDDDSVAAARSLAPLAVPALRELLEETR; the protein is encoded by the coding sequence GTGACCGTGTCGCTGTCCACTGTGGAGGACAAGACCCGAGCCACGATCGGCGTACGGCTGTTCACCGTCCTGGCCTGGGTGCCCGAACGGCGGGCGCTTCGGCGCGTGTACAGCAGTCACCCCGTCGAGTACCCGGTCGGCGGTGAGAAGACCGTCGAGGTGGCCGCCGGATGGCTGGAGCGCTGCATTGCGGGCCAGGAGCCCTACTTCGGGCCGGACAGCGCGGCGGTGCGGGAGATCTTCGCCGACCACGAACTCATCGACCGGCTCGGCTGCGGCGCGGTGATCAACGTGCCGGTGGTGGACGACGGCCGCACGCTCGGCGTCCTCAACCTTCTCGATGCCGAAGGCAGCTACGACGACGATTCCGTCGCGGCGGCCCGTTCTCTGGCACCGTTGGCGGTCCCGGCCCTGCGCGAACTCCTGGAGGAGACCCGATGA